A region of the Myxococcus stipitatus DSM 14675 genome:
TGCGCGCGGCGTAGGGCTTGATTCGGTCGACAAACGCGTCGCCGGCCTCGATATCCACTCCGGACTGCTTGTAGGTCGTTCCCACGCGCGGCCTTCTATCGACAGGCGCGCCCGTTGTCTCGGCCCGCGACATGCCGGTGTCGGGTTTGTGTCGAGCCGCCTGCACGTCCTGTCCCACCGGTCCCCACAAAAGGGAATTTGACCAGGGGGGGAGGGGCTGATTGACTCCTCGCAGGATGGGCGCCGAGGAAACCCTCTTTCAACGTTTCGGCAAGGAATTCTCCAAGGGCACCGAGCTCTTTCGTGAGGGAGAAGCCGGCCGTGAGATGTTTGTCATCCAGGCCGGCAAGGTCTCCATCTCCAAGAGGGTCCGGGATGTGGAGAAGGTGCTCGCGGTGCTGGGGCCCGGGGAGTTCTTCGGGGAGATGGCCATCATCTCCAACAAGCCCCGCAACGCGTCCGCGGTGGTCAACGAGGACGCCCGGCTGCTGGTCATCGACCCCAAGACCTTCGAGGCGATGATCCGCGGCAACGCGGAGATTGCCGTCCGGATGATCAAGAAGCTGGCCGAGCGGCTCTCCGAGGCCGACGCGCAAATCGAGAACCTGCTGCACAACGACCCGGCCAGCCGGGTGGTGCACCTGCTCATGCAGCTGACCGTCACGCGGGGCCGCCCCGTCGACGACGGCACGGAGGTCGACTTCGTCATCCGTGAGATGCCTCGCCAGATTGGCGTGGGCGAGCCCGCGGTCCACAACGTGCTGGAGCGGATGATCCGCGCGGGCCTCATCTCGCGCACCGGCGACCGAGTCACCGTGTACGACACGGTCAGACTCCACGACTTCCTCCAATACCTGGAGATGAAGTGGAAGTTCGGAGACCTCTAGCGTGAAGCTCCGTGTCCTTGGCTGCCACGGTGGCGAGCTTCCCACGTGCAAGAGCACGTGTTTCCTCGTCGACGACGTGCTGGCGCTCGACGCGGGCGCGCTGACGGGGACGCTGTCGCTGGAGGAGCTGTGCCGCGTGGACCATGTCCTCGTGGGGCACAGCCACTTCGACCACGTGAAGGACCTGCCGCTGATGGCGGACCTGGTCATCGGTCGCAGGGACAAGCCCGTCACCATCTACGCGTCGCGTGAGTGTGCCAAGGCCCTGCGCGACAACATGTTCAACAACGCGCTCTGGCCGGACTTCACCCGCATCCCGACCAAGCGCAACCCCGTCCTGCGCATCAAGACGTTCCGCGCCGGCGGCACCTTCGAGGTGGGGCCCTACACGGTGCGGAGCGTCCCGGTGAGCCACCCGGTGGAGTCCTGCGGCTTCATCGTGTCCAACGGGAAGAGCTCGCTCGCCATGAGCGGCGACACCGGGCCCACCGACAAGCTCTGGAAGGCGCTCAACGAGACGCGCAACCTCAAGGCGCTCCTCGTCGAGACCTCGTTCCCCAACAAGCTCCAGTCCCTGGCGGACATCTCCGGCCACCTGACGCCCGCCACCCTGGCGAAGGAACTCCAGAAGTTCGAGCGCAACGGGGCCTCCGTCCTCCTCTACCACCTCAAGCCGGCGTTCGTGGCCCAGCTCAAGAAGGAGCTGGCCCACATGCCGGTGGAGGTCCTGGAGCTGGGCGACACCTTCGAGTTCTAGCGGGGAACCGTCTCGTCCTGGAGGGCCGCGACGCGGCGCGCCACACGGAACGGTTGACGGGCGC
Encoded here:
- a CDS encoding Crp/Fnr family transcriptional regulator, translating into MGAEETLFQRFGKEFSKGTELFREGEAGREMFVIQAGKVSISKRVRDVEKVLAVLGPGEFFGEMAIISNKPRNASAVVNEDARLLVIDPKTFEAMIRGNAEIAVRMIKKLAERLSEADAQIENLLHNDPASRVVHLLMQLTVTRGRPVDDGTEVDFVIREMPRQIGVGEPAVHNVLERMIRAGLISRTGDRVTVYDTVRLHDFLQYLEMKWKFGDL
- a CDS encoding MBL fold metallo-hydrolase, producing MKLRVLGCHGGELPTCKSTCFLVDDVLALDAGALTGTLSLEELCRVDHVLVGHSHFDHVKDLPLMADLVIGRRDKPVTIYASRECAKALRDNMFNNALWPDFTRIPTKRNPVLRIKTFRAGGTFEVGPYTVRSVPVSHPVESCGFIVSNGKSSLAMSGDTGPTDKLWKALNETRNLKALLVETSFPNKLQSLADISGHLTPATLAKELQKFERNGASVLLYHLKPAFVAQLKKELAHMPVEVLELGDTFEF